The proteins below come from a single Thermotoga sp. KOL6 genomic window:
- a CDS encoding phosphodiester glycosidase family protein yields the protein MRQLVLVFLLFAASIFGSYVISGEKAFPIRTISKDGEIYVYVEDLQPIGVGYIHANGYHYVVYNDHVLFVKEGKVILDFVEELSSPLFLNGNLLLSLDSVKKMLSDYQIYRHGETVLVYNSLPIILSASKEMNKITILYTGTLVPDMVNVETTFGKVEITISPVVESIPSVSEYVKVKLGKHEVTFTVELGDFYPDVKISFEKGKLVLNLSLIEGFFGKMKLADGIDFERKIEEFDEGEKTVVNYLSMDLKRVLVKPVVAEKGFGSLERLDRMVERVGGIAGINGNYFDPVTKFPIGLVVIDGKPYSTMFSGRPVFAITEEGNVFIGRVLVDITLMVNNVLFLVKGINSLGEGEVLIYTKEFSREIPRKEDKLYFVVDGNAVKQVGYKEKAEGSEYVVAISKKYEKYLSNLKEGDEVFLSIQPNIPLRIRHAVEGGPLLIKNGAPIPDAQEEKARYGGGIAYAKAPRTVIATKDGKLWFIVFEGYNHITRGLDYDELVNFLLARGFEDAMCVDGGSSSVMVVGGSIFGKAESSTASIPVGIVVWEKKRTEVGE from the coding sequence ATGAGGCAGTTGGTTCTCGTCTTCTTACTTTTTGCAGCATCAATTTTCGGTTCTTATGTGATAAGTGGCGAAAAGGCATTTCCCATTAGGACCATTTCAAAAGATGGAGAAATTTATGTGTACGTGGAAGATTTACAGCCAATAGGTGTTGGTTACATCCATGCCAACGGGTATCATTACGTGGTTTACAACGATCATGTTCTTTTTGTGAAGGAAGGGAAGGTAATACTAGATTTTGTGGAAGAATTGTCCTCTCCTTTGTTTCTCAATGGGAACCTTCTTTTGTCACTAGACTCTGTAAAAAAAATGTTGAGTGACTATCAAATCTACAGACACGGGGAGACTGTTCTCGTTTACAACTCGCTTCCGATAATTTTGTCTGCCTCTAAGGAGATGAACAAAATAACGATTTTATACACTGGAACATTGGTGCCGGATATGGTAAACGTGGAAACAACCTTCGGTAAAGTAGAAATAACTATATCCCCTGTTGTGGAAAGTATACCATCTGTTTCAGAGTATGTAAAAGTGAAGCTCGGCAAGCACGAAGTCACATTTACTGTTGAACTTGGTGATTTTTATCCAGACGTGAAAATCTCTTTTGAAAAGGGAAAACTGGTGCTCAATCTTTCCCTAATAGAAGGTTTCTTCGGTAAAATGAAGTTGGCTGATGGGATCGATTTCGAGCGGAAGATTGAAGAGTTCGATGAGGGAGAAAAAACAGTTGTCAATTACCTGAGTATGGATCTCAAAAGAGTTTTGGTCAAACCTGTCGTAGCCGAAAAGGGTTTTGGGTCGCTTGAACGTCTCGACAGAATGGTGGAGAGAGTTGGAGGTATTGCGGGTATAAACGGGAATTACTTCGATCCTGTGACGAAATTTCCCATTGGCCTCGTAGTGATAGATGGGAAACCGTATTCAACCATGTTCTCTGGCAGGCCCGTTTTTGCAATCACGGAAGAAGGGAACGTCTTTATAGGAAGGGTACTTGTGGATATCACTTTGATGGTGAACAACGTGCTTTTCCTTGTAAAAGGAATAAATTCGCTCGGTGAAGGCGAGGTTTTAATTTACACAAAGGAATTTTCACGTGAAATTCCTAGGAAAGAAGATAAACTGTATTTCGTAGTAGACGGTAATGCTGTGAAGCAAGTAGGATACAAAGAAAAAGCCGAGGGTTCTGAATACGTGGTTGCTATTTCCAAGAAATACGAAAAATACCTTTCAAACTTGAAAGAAGGAGACGAGGTTTTCCTTTCCATTCAACCCAATATTCCCCTCCGTATCAGACATGCGGTTGAAGGTGGTCCGCTTTTGATAAAAAATGGGGCACCAATTCCCGACGCTCAGGAAGAGAAAGCACGATACGGTGGTGGGATTGCCTATGCAAAAGCTCCAAGAACGGTTATCGCTACAAAGGATGGAAAGCTTTGGTTCATCGTTTTTGAAGGTTATAATCATATAACGAGGGGATTGGATTATGATGAACTCGTTAATTTCCTCCTTGCCAGAGGATTCGAAGACGCCATGTGCGTTGATGGAGGGAGCTCATCGGTTATGGTGGTGGGAGGAAGTATTTTTGGTAAGGCGGAGAGCAGTACAGCTAGTATACCTGTGGGAATCGTTGTTTGGGAGAAAAAAAGGACGGAGGTGGGTGAGTGA
- the fusA gene encoding elongation factor G, producing MGKLQDVRSAALIGHNGSGKSLLLAQILYKLGIIDKPDTKHVDYDPVEGEKGASFSSHVASFEWKGREIFLIDTPGFGDFISEVINGIFVSENIISVVNAVAGVEIQTERTWNLAEEMKKPIMVFVNQMDKERANFDNVVAELKERFSRKILPLVVPIGAAESFEGVVDLLKRKAYRYESGKVVESDMPDEFNDLRSEILEDIVEQDEDLMMRYLDGEEISYEELMNVLRESYRKGEVVPVISGSALKGIGIEILIDYLGDIGISPADASPYKAEMEDGTETEIAFSEEEPFCAYIFKSVVDQFVGRITFAKVIAGTLKGGDTIINVQKDVSEKVGHVYLPVLKQQKEVDAVGPGEILVLLKLKEGAVGETLAHKDRRVKIVPPNFPEPMFSRSVHPKSKSDIDKISGGLSRLSDSDPTFVWEYDPETGETVISGLGAMHLDVMVERLKKIFGVDVEVGKPKIAYRETITTTAVAEHKHKKQTGGHGQYGHVKIQLEPLPRGQGYEFVDKIVGGVIPRNFIPSVDKGIREAMKKGVLAGYPVTDVRVILFDGSYHEVDSSDISFQIAAIQAFKKGMEAAKPVILEPIMEVEVFVPEENAGDVMGEISSRRGRPLGMEPSGKGMVKVKAEVPLAEMLDFSSKLSSITSGRGYFTMRFQRYEIVPPNIQERIIEERKREMQEQEK from the coding sequence ATGGGGAAATTGCAGGATGTGCGCTCGGCAGCTCTGATTGGCCATAACGGATCTGGAAAATCTTTGCTTTTGGCACAGATTCTCTACAAATTGGGAATCATCGATAAACCTGACACCAAACATGTGGATTACGACCCCGTGGAAGGAGAAAAAGGTGCCAGTTTTTCTTCACATGTAGCGTCCTTTGAGTGGAAAGGACGGGAGATATTTTTGATAGATACGCCTGGGTTTGGTGATTTTATATCTGAGGTCATAAATGGCATCTTCGTTTCGGAGAACATAATATCTGTGGTAAACGCGGTGGCAGGTGTGGAGATCCAAACTGAACGAACTTGGAATCTGGCTGAAGAAATGAAAAAGCCTATTATGGTATTCGTGAATCAGATGGACAAAGAGAGAGCGAATTTCGACAATGTTGTGGCCGAATTGAAGGAAAGATTCTCCAGGAAGATACTTCCCCTCGTTGTTCCAATAGGTGCAGCGGAGAGTTTTGAGGGAGTAGTGGACCTTCTGAAGAGAAAGGCTTACAGATACGAGAGCGGAAAAGTAGTTGAAAGCGATATGCCGGATGAGTTCAATGATCTCAGATCGGAAATACTCGAAGATATTGTTGAACAAGATGAAGATCTCATGATGAGATACCTGGATGGAGAAGAAATCAGCTATGAGGAATTGATGAACGTTCTTCGGGAAAGCTACAGGAAAGGAGAGGTTGTACCGGTAATATCTGGATCTGCCCTCAAGGGGATAGGAATAGAAATACTTATTGACTATTTGGGAGATATTGGGATCTCTCCCGCAGATGCGTCTCCTTACAAAGCGGAGATGGAGGATGGAACAGAAACGGAAATTGCTTTTTCTGAAGAGGAGCCGTTCTGTGCTTACATCTTCAAATCGGTTGTCGATCAGTTCGTTGGAAGAATCACCTTTGCCAAGGTTATTGCGGGTACTTTAAAAGGTGGGGATACAATCATCAACGTTCAGAAAGATGTATCGGAAAAAGTAGGGCACGTTTACCTACCTGTTCTCAAGCAACAAAAAGAAGTAGATGCTGTCGGTCCAGGAGAAATATTGGTTCTCTTGAAACTCAAAGAGGGAGCTGTTGGTGAGACTCTCGCACACAAAGATAGAAGAGTGAAAATTGTTCCTCCGAACTTCCCAGAACCCATGTTCTCTCGTTCCGTCCACCCAAAATCTAAGTCAGATATAGACAAAATCAGTGGGGGGCTTTCGAGACTTTCGGATTCTGATCCAACTTTCGTGTGGGAATACGATCCTGAAACGGGTGAAACAGTGATCTCTGGTCTTGGTGCTATGCATCTCGATGTTATGGTAGAAAGGTTGAAGAAAATTTTCGGTGTCGATGTAGAAGTCGGAAAACCCAAAATAGCTTACAGAGAAACTATTACAACAACGGCCGTGGCAGAGCACAAGCACAAGAAACAAACTGGCGGTCATGGACAGTATGGGCACGTGAAGATCCAGCTTGAACCTCTTCCAAGAGGTCAGGGTTACGAATTCGTCGATAAAATAGTTGGCGGCGTGATACCAAGAAACTTCATTCCTTCCGTCGACAAGGGAATCAGAGAGGCTATGAAAAAAGGAGTACTGGCAGGTTATCCGGTAACGGACGTGAGAGTAATTCTTTTCGATGGTTCTTACCACGAAGTGGATTCTTCGGATATTTCGTTCCAAATAGCCGCGATACAAGCCTTTAAGAAAGGGATGGAAGCAGCAAAACCGGTGATTCTCGAGCCAATAATGGAAGTTGAAGTCTTCGTTCCCGAGGAGAACGCTGGAGATGTGATGGGAGAGATTTCCAGTAGAAGAGGGAGGCCCCTTGGTATGGAACCATCTGGAAAAGGAATGGTGAAAGTAAAAGCAGAGGTTCCCTTGGCAGAAATGCTCGACTTTTCTAGTAAACTTTCTTCCATCACCAGCGGAAGAGGATATTTCACAATGAGATTTCAAAGGTATGAAATAGTTCCTCCAAACATTCAAGAGAGGATCATCGAAGAAAGAAAAAGGGAAATGCAAGAACAGGAGAAATGA
- a CDS encoding pyrimidine-nucleoside phosphorylase produces MRAYDIILKKRNGGKLSKEEINFMVHGYVRGEVADYQMAAFLMAVFFRHMDEEETYYLTESMMRSGEILDLSEIPGVKVDKHSTGGVGDKTTLVVAPLVASCGIPVAKMSGRALGHTGGTIDKLESIPGFKAELPLDKFIENVKKYGIAIVSQTGNLVPADKKIYALRDATATVDEMSLIASSIMSKKLAAGSDAFVLDVKFGTGAFVKDKEESRRLAKLMLEIAKKHDKKAAAVLSNMNQPLGKYVGNSLEVIEAIETLKGNGPKDLVELSITLGALMLDLAGVFSFEEGKEVLRKKIENGEALEKFRILVKAQGGDEKIVDAPWETLPVSERVEEFKADKEGYVSWIDTEKVGTASMLLGAGRKRKEDRIDHSVGIVIEKKLGDFVRKGETVAKVFFSEKSDLEAAMNLLREAYFISDTSPGPFKVVEEVIK; encoded by the coding sequence GTGAGGGCTTATGACATCATTTTGAAGAAAAGAAATGGTGGAAAACTTTCTAAAGAAGAGATAAATTTCATGGTTCACGGATACGTAAGAGGTGAAGTGGCGGACTATCAAATGGCGGCGTTTTTGATGGCGGTCTTCTTCCGTCACATGGATGAAGAAGAGACTTACTACCTCACGGAAAGTATGATGCGCTCGGGAGAAATTCTCGACCTTTCCGAGATTCCAGGAGTGAAGGTAGATAAACATTCCACCGGTGGGGTTGGTGATAAGACAACTTTGGTTGTTGCACCACTCGTTGCGTCTTGTGGTATACCTGTTGCCAAGATGTCTGGTAGAGCTCTAGGACACACAGGCGGAACTATAGACAAGTTGGAATCGATTCCCGGTTTCAAGGCAGAACTTCCACTTGACAAGTTTATTGAAAACGTAAAGAAGTACGGGATAGCCATAGTGAGTCAGACTGGGAATCTGGTACCCGCAGATAAGAAAATATACGCTCTTCGAGATGCGACGGCAACCGTCGACGAGATGTCTTTGATCGCCTCGAGCATAATGAGCAAGAAGTTAGCGGCTGGAAGTGATGCTTTTGTTTTGGATGTAAAGTTCGGGACGGGAGCTTTTGTAAAGGACAAAGAGGAGTCAAGACGCTTAGCGAAATTGATGCTGGAAATAGCAAAGAAGCATGACAAGAAAGCGGCCGCTGTTCTTTCGAACATGAATCAACCTTTGGGAAAATACGTGGGTAATTCTTTGGAAGTCATAGAAGCAATAGAGACACTCAAAGGTAACGGCCCGAAAGACTTGGTAGAACTTTCTATAACGCTCGGAGCTTTGATGTTAGATCTTGCGGGTGTTTTCTCTTTTGAAGAGGGGAAAGAGGTCTTAAGGAAAAAGATAGAAAACGGAGAAGCTTTGGAAAAATTTCGGATTCTCGTGAAAGCACAAGGTGGAGATGAGAAGATCGTAGATGCACCTTGGGAAACTTTACCGGTTTCGGAAAGGGTGGAAGAGTTCAAAGCAGACAAAGAGGGATACGTGTCTTGGATTGACACTGAAAAAGTCGGAACCGCTTCGATGCTTCTTGGAGCGGGGAGAAAGAGAAAAGAGGACAGAATAGATCACAGTGTGGGGATCGTGATTGAGAAGAAGCTGGGAGACTTTGTAAGGAAAGGGGAAACCGTTGCCAAAGTTTTCTTCTCAGAGAAAAGCGACCTGGAAGCAGCTATGAATCTTTTGAGGGAAGCATACTTCATATCTGATACTTCTCCTGGACCTTTCAAAGTAGTGGAAGAGGTGATTAAATGA
- the rpsT gene encoding 30S ribosomal protein S20, translated as MPNTRSAKKRVRVSEKRRIRNRAYKTFFKNRIKEVLKAIENKESKEVVLELAKKAQAAIDKAVSKGVIHKNQGARRKERLFKKVNDYLKTLETSQE; from the coding sequence GTGCCTAACACGAGGTCTGCGAAGAAAAGAGTCCGGGTTTCTGAAAAAAGACGAATTAGGAACAGAGCGTACAAAACGTTTTTCAAGAACAGAATAAAAGAAGTGCTTAAGGCCATTGAGAACAAAGAATCGAAAGAAGTGGTTTTAGAACTGGCAAAGAAAGCGCAAGCTGCCATAGATAAGGCAGTTTCCAAAGGAGTCATTCACAAAAATCAGGGTGCAAGAAGGAAGGAAAGGCTGTTCAAGAAAGTGAACGATTATTTGAAAACATTGGAAACCTCACAAGAGTGA
- a CDS encoding cell wall metabolism sensor histidine kinase WalK — protein MEILLIVAGALLLILVISFFRKKMAEYRIFIKKVANLLGEEEVPPLYLFERLKKYIDGLKDAIARIEVSRDNFLTILNSLSEPIFILDKEGKITFLNKAAWDFLQDRMNPEGRRYYEIFEDYYINEMVEETMKSSEPQEGTFITYVENDKKYFHVKVIPVELKNGDKIFVILFHDVTKERKLDEMRREFIATVSHELRTPLTSIHGYAETLLEDDLENKELVRKFLRIIEEESARMTRLINDLLDLEKMEENFGKFEMKDVDLCEVVDYVYRIVQPIAEENNVELNIDCESVIVRGNKERLVQMLLNLVDNAVKYTSLKEKGEKKVWVRAYDTPDWAIVEVEDTGPGIPKEAQNRIFEKFFRVDKARSRKMGGTGLGLTIVKTIVDRHGGKIEVDSEINRGTLMRVFLPKGR, from the coding sequence ATGGAAATTCTTCTGATCGTAGCAGGAGCTCTTTTATTGATTTTGGTGATTTCGTTCTTCAGAAAGAAAATGGCCGAATACAGGATCTTCATAAAAAAAGTAGCGAATTTGTTGGGGGAAGAGGAGGTTCCCCCTCTTTATCTTTTCGAGCGTTTGAAGAAGTATATCGACGGTTTGAAAGATGCTATTGCGCGTATAGAGGTAAGCCGAGACAACTTTTTGACTATCTTGAACAGTCTCAGTGAGCCAATTTTCATCCTGGATAAAGAAGGTAAGATCACTTTTCTAAACAAAGCTGCTTGGGACTTTTTACAAGATAGGATGAATCCTGAAGGGCGACGTTACTATGAGATATTCGAAGACTACTACATAAACGAGATGGTCGAAGAAACGATGAAGAGTTCAGAGCCCCAAGAAGGTACGTTCATCACTTACGTAGAAAACGACAAAAAATATTTTCATGTTAAAGTGATACCTGTCGAGCTGAAAAATGGAGACAAGATATTCGTTATCCTTTTCCACGATGTGACGAAAGAGAGAAAGCTTGATGAGATGAGAAGAGAGTTCATAGCAACGGTGTCTCATGAACTTCGAACCCCCTTGACTTCTATTCATGGGTATGCGGAGACTCTTTTAGAAGACGATCTTGAAAACAAAGAGCTGGTTAGAAAATTCTTGAGAATCATAGAGGAAGAATCAGCACGTATGACGCGCCTTATAAACGATCTGCTTGATTTAGAAAAAATGGAGGAGAACTTCGGTAAATTCGAAATGAAAGATGTGGATTTGTGTGAAGTGGTTGATTACGTTTATAGAATCGTTCAGCCTATCGCTGAAGAAAACAATGTGGAATTGAACATCGATTGTGAAAGTGTGATAGTGAGAGGGAACAAAGAAAGGCTCGTTCAAATGTTATTGAATCTGGTAGACAATGCGGTGAAATACACTTCCTTGAAGGAGAAAGGAGAAAAGAAAGTATGGGTTCGAGCTTACGATACTCCCGATTGGGCTATTGTGGAAGTAGAAGATACAGGCCCTGGTATACCCAAAGAAGCACAAAATAGGATTTTTGAGAAGTTCTTCAGAGTGGACAAAGCAAGATCGAGGAAGATGGGAGGAACAGGTCTTGGGCTCACGATAGTGAAAACTATTGTTGATAGGCATGGTGGAAAAATAGAAGTGGACAGCGAAATCAACCGCGGAACCCTCATGCGTGTTTTTCTTCCAAAAGGAAGGTGA
- a CDS encoding M23 family metallopeptidase, which yields MKRLFTILSIFLMVSILFSFSPPVDSPRVSATFGEYRGSGNRGPHFHMGIDFSTGLKEGEPIYAAERGWLVRIEIDEDDIYGYTVVLEHENGYRTLYAHLSKFAKRLELIVDSLKQEFGNVRIVVKFPEKEIWFEKGEVIGYSGTTGEAPIPHAHFEIRDKDEEISYDPSNFLNLPKPIDEDIRLEKLKIGDDVYDFAEGRTYPFKGNFPALSIKAYSKGFNNTLGLKSISLFLEDEEIYRISFDKIPWSEFTNAWAVYDRKSISEAYRFELWYKLFPETFSSLVKVNKFPETGEFPDFARYKIVLEDIWGMKKEYSFYLQRR from the coding sequence GTGAAAAGATTGTTCACCATTCTTTCAATATTTTTAATGGTTTCCATACTTTTTTCTTTTTCACCTCCTGTGGATTCACCACGTGTTTCAGCGACTTTTGGTGAGTACAGAGGAAGTGGTAACAGAGGGCCTCATTTTCACATGGGTATAGATTTTTCCACGGGATTGAAAGAAGGAGAACCAATCTACGCGGCGGAAAGAGGTTGGCTCGTCAGAATTGAGATCGATGAAGATGACATATACGGCTACACTGTGGTCTTGGAGCATGAAAACGGATATAGAACATTGTATGCCCATTTGAGTAAGTTCGCTAAGAGACTTGAATTGATCGTCGATTCGCTCAAGCAAGAGTTTGGGAACGTGAGAATCGTGGTGAAATTCCCAGAGAAAGAGATCTGGTTCGAAAAAGGAGAGGTAATTGGCTATTCCGGTACCACCGGAGAAGCTCCCATACCACACGCACACTTTGAAATAAGGGATAAAGATGAGGAAATATCCTACGATCCGTCGAATTTCTTGAACCTTCCCAAGCCTATAGATGAAGACATTCGTTTAGAAAAATTGAAAATTGGAGATGATGTTTATGACTTCGCTGAAGGAAGAACTTATCCGTTCAAGGGGAATTTTCCTGCTCTATCTATAAAAGCTTATTCTAAAGGATTTAACAATACTCTGGGCCTCAAAAGTATCTCACTATTTTTGGAAGACGAAGAGATTTATCGGATCTCTTTCGATAAGATTCCTTGGTCTGAATTTACAAACGCCTGGGCGGTTTACGATAGAAAATCCATTTCTGAAGCCTATAGGTTTGAGCTTTGGTACAAGTTGTTTCCAGAGACCTTCTCCTCACTTGTAAAGGTCAACAAGTTCCCAGAAACAGGGGAATTCCCGGATTTCGCAAGGTACAAGATCGTTCTTGAAGATATATGGGGGATGAAAAAAGAGTATTCCTTCTATCTACAGAGGAGGTGA
- a CDS encoding response regulator transcription factor, with protein sequence MAKKKILVVDDDPAILELVGYNLSKEGYDVLKAYDGEEALKLANEEDVDMFIVDIMLPGMDGFELVRKIRSMEKYRNTPVIFLSAKGEEFDKVLGLELGADDYITKPFSVRELLARVKAIFRRLSAAAQSKEERPKKITAKDLEIDVEKYEVKVRGKKVNLTPLEFELLRFLAENEGKVFSRDVLLDKLWGYDYYGDTRTVDVHIRRLRTKIEEDPSNPKYIITVRGKGYKFRDPGKED encoded by the coding sequence ATGGCGAAGAAGAAGATTCTGGTTGTCGATGACGACCCCGCGATACTGGAGTTGGTAGGATACAACCTTTCCAAAGAGGGATACGACGTTCTGAAAGCTTACGATGGTGAAGAAGCTCTTAAACTTGCAAACGAAGAAGACGTTGACATGTTTATAGTGGATATCATGTTACCCGGAATGGACGGTTTCGAACTCGTCAGGAAGATTAGATCTATGGAGAAATACAGAAACACACCCGTTATTTTTCTGAGTGCTAAAGGTGAGGAATTCGACAAAGTTCTCGGGTTAGAGCTTGGAGCGGATGATTACATAACCAAACCTTTTAGTGTAAGAGAACTTCTTGCAAGAGTGAAAGCCATCTTCAGGAGATTATCTGCAGCCGCTCAAAGCAAAGAGGAGAGGCCGAAAAAGATCACAGCAAAAGATCTAGAGATCGATGTAGAAAAGTACGAGGTGAAAGTGAGAGGCAAGAAAGTGAATCTTACTCCACTCGAATTTGAACTCCTCCGATTCTTGGCAGAAAATGAGGGAAAGGTGTTTAGTAGGGATGTGTTGTTGGACAAACTATGGGGATACGACTATTACGGTGATACAAGAACAGTAGATGTGCACATTAGAAGATTGAGAACGAAGATAGAGGAAGATCCTTCCAATCCGAAGTACATAATCACTGTGCGAGGGAAGGGATACAAGTTCAGAGACCCTGGAAAGGAAGATTAA
- the metK gene encoding methionine adenosyltransferase: protein MKRFFTSESVTEGHPDKVADQISDAILDAMLEQDPRSRVAVETLVTTGLVIIAGEVTTRAYVEIPDIARKTILEIGYTRAKYGFDGETCGVLTSIHSQSPDIALGVDKALEVKSGEEVADELEALGAGDQGIMFGYATNETPEYMPLPITLAHKLAMRLAEVRKNGILPFLRPDGKTQVTVEYEDDKPVRVDTVLISTQHDPDISQDDLREAIIEHVINPVIPEEYRDDKMRILVNPTGRFVLGGPMADTGLTGRKIIVDTYGGWVPHGGGAFSGKDPTKVDRSAHYMARYVAKNVVAAGLADKFLIQLSYAIGVAKPVSILIDTFGTAKVDEEKLHKVIIEMFDFRPGAIIKKLNLLRPIYKKTAVYGHFGRNEEEFTWEKLDMVDELRRVFNM, encoded by the coding sequence ATGAAGAGATTCTTCACCAGTGAAAGTGTTACGGAAGGTCACCCCGACAAAGTCGCCGATCAGATTTCTGACGCCATACTCGATGCTATGCTCGAACAGGATCCAAGAAGCAGAGTGGCCGTTGAAACTCTTGTCACAACTGGATTGGTCATAATAGCAGGTGAGGTTACAACGAGGGCGTATGTAGAGATACCCGATATAGCTAGGAAAACGATACTGGAAATAGGATACACAAGAGCAAAGTATGGATTCGATGGTGAAACCTGTGGTGTTCTCACGAGCATTCATAGTCAATCTCCTGATATAGCTCTCGGTGTTGACAAAGCTCTTGAGGTAAAAAGTGGTGAAGAGGTTGCTGACGAGCTCGAAGCACTTGGAGCCGGCGATCAAGGTATTATGTTTGGTTATGCTACAAATGAAACACCTGAATATATGCCCCTTCCAATAACTTTGGCACATAAATTGGCCATGAGACTCGCTGAAGTTAGAAAGAACGGTATTCTTCCTTTTTTGAGACCAGATGGGAAAACGCAAGTGACGGTAGAATACGAAGATGATAAGCCTGTTCGAGTTGATACCGTCCTCATTTCCACGCAACACGATCCAGATATTTCTCAGGATGATCTCAGGGAAGCAATAATTGAACATGTTATAAATCCTGTAATTCCTGAGGAGTACAGAGACGACAAAATGAGAATACTTGTCAATCCCACTGGAAGATTCGTTCTTGGAGGTCCGATGGCAGATACGGGTCTTACTGGAAGAAAAATCATAGTTGACACGTACGGAGGATGGGTTCCTCACGGTGGAGGAGCGTTCAGCGGGAAAGATCCTACCAAGGTTGACAGGTCCGCTCATTATATGGCAAGATATGTAGCGAAGAACGTTGTGGCTGCCGGACTCGCTGACAAATTCTTGATACAGCTTTCTTATGCAATCGGCGTGGCTAAGCCGGTTTCCATCCTCATAGATACGTTTGGAACGGCGAAAGTAGATGAGGAGAAACTCCATAAAGTCATCATTGAAATGTTCGACTTCAGGCCGGGTGCGATCATCAAGAAACTCAATCTTCTGAGGCCGATTTACAAAAAAACAGCGGTTTACGGTCATTTTGGTAGGAACGAAGAAGAGTTCACCTGGGAAAAGTTGGATATGGTCGATGAACTGAGAAGAGTTTTCAACATGTGA
- the surE gene encoding 5'/3'-nucleotidase SurE, translating to MRILLTNDDGINSKGIILLAEYLSEEHEVFVVAPDKERSATGHSITIHVPLWMKKVFVSEKVTAYSTTGTPADCVKLGYNVVMGKEVDLVVSGINRGPNMGMDVLYSGTVSGAMEGAMMNIPSIAISSANYESPDFEGAARFFIDFLKEFDLSLLDPFTMLNINVPVGEIKGWKLTRQSKRRWNDYFEERVSPFGERYYWMMGKVIEDDERDDIDYKVVEQGYVSVTPIHPFLTNEGCLKKLKEVYG from the coding sequence ATGAGAATTCTTTTGACGAACGATGACGGAATAAATTCCAAAGGAATCATCCTGCTTGCTGAATACTTGTCCGAAGAACACGAAGTTTTCGTTGTGGCTCCCGATAAAGAGAGAAGTGCGACGGGACATAGTATAACCATTCATGTTCCTCTGTGGATGAAGAAAGTGTTTGTGAGTGAAAAGGTCACAGCGTATTCGACGACGGGGACCCCTGCTGACTGTGTGAAATTGGGTTATAACGTGGTTATGGGAAAAGAAGTCGATCTTGTAGTGAGCGGGATAAACAGGGGGCCTAATATGGGTATGGATGTTCTGTATTCTGGTACTGTATCTGGTGCCATGGAAGGTGCTATGATGAATATTCCTTCGATTGCGATCTCCAGCGCCAATTATGAAAGTCCAGATTTTGAAGGAGCAGCCCGGTTTTTTATAGATTTTTTGAAAGAATTCGATTTGTCTTTACTCGATCCTTTTACTATGCTGAACATAAACGTTCCAGTAGGAGAGATCAAGGGCTGGAAGTTGACAAGACAGAGTAAAAGAAGATGGAACGATTATTTCGAAGAACGCGTCTCTCCTTTCGGAGAAAGGTACTATTGGATGATGGGAAAAGTCATAGAGGATGATGAACGTGACGATATCGATTACAAGGTGGTTGAGCAGGGATACGTTTCTGTGACACCCATCCATCCTTTCCTCACAAACGAAGGTTGTCTAAAGAAATTGAAGGAGGTGTACGGTTGA
- the def gene encoding peptide deformylase, with protein sequence MYKIRVFGDPVLRRPTKLVTKFDENLKRIIGRMIETMYYYDGVGLAAPQVGISQKFFVMDVGDGPLAVINPEILETSNETETAEEGCLSFPDIFVEIERSKRIRVKYQNVHGEFVEEELEGYPARVFQHEFDHLNGVLIIDRISPAKRLLLRKKLMDITKAARR encoded by the coding sequence ATGTACAAGATAAGAGTTTTTGGTGACCCCGTTCTCAGAAGACCGACAAAACTTGTAACAAAGTTCGATGAGAATTTGAAGCGAATCATAGGGAGAATGATAGAGACGATGTACTATTACGATGGAGTAGGGCTTGCCGCTCCGCAAGTTGGGATATCTCAAAAGTTCTTTGTTATGGATGTTGGGGATGGCCCTCTTGCGGTGATAAATCCCGAGATTCTTGAAACCAGTAATGAGACGGAAACTGCTGAAGAGGGATGTTTAAGTTTTCCAGACATATTCGTTGAGATTGAGAGGAGCAAGAGAATAAGGGTGAAGTATCAGAATGTTCATGGAGAATTTGTGGAAGAAGAGTTGGAGGGGTATCCTGCAAGAGTCTTTCAACACGAATTCGATCATTTGAACGGTGTTCTCATCATAGACAGAATAAGTCCCGCAAAGAGGTTGCTTCTCAGAAAGAAGCTGATGGATATAACCAAAGCTGCTAGAAGATAA